One genomic region from Chthonomonas calidirosea T49 encodes:
- a CDS encoding Hsp70 family protein — MGTETISARQCATIFLRELLAATAEYERQKSDPHRTRLQRFISLLRWWRKEGQVTDLTMTVPVESYEPYRAELYQIARKLGVSRFRTLDEPVAAALGYGIDLSDEKHLLVVDFGGGTLDLAVVRTHPTHPSGRDASQHRATLLAGRGAELGGETVDQWLADFACQKLRAHQMALRPVLLAQAEAVKKDLSNKASIADSSFFLLQGAGRIEITRQEFIDLLEERGLYRTLEVLTDAVLDDCRHELDEADLDAVLLVGGSTLLPGVRDLFEKLFGPQRVHYWEPFEAVVKGAAIFGAGYSVDQIIHHDYAIRVYNDAEQKAEYERLIRRGTSYPTPVPFETRYYAVTEGQQLFRLPVCEVGYAGRMNLPWKRRSNGNEYWIPTEAEEAECVITLNEGDTLRLIPPGQGPQARLRIDFSIDSNRYLCATIHDLLKQRDLRTDERVVKLR, encoded by the coding sequence GTGGGCACCGAGACTATTTCGGCTCGCCAATGCGCCACCATCTTTTTACGTGAGCTGTTGGCCGCCACCGCAGAATACGAACGCCAAAAATCGGACCCACATCGCACGCGACTACAGCGTTTCATTAGCCTCTTACGATGGTGGCGTAAAGAGGGACAGGTCACCGATCTCACCATGACGGTACCTGTGGAGAGCTACGAACCCTATCGGGCTGAACTCTACCAGATCGCCCGTAAGCTGGGTGTCAGCCGTTTCCGTACCCTTGATGAGCCGGTGGCCGCCGCCCTCGGTTATGGCATTGACCTCAGCGATGAAAAGCATCTGCTTGTTGTGGATTTCGGTGGAGGCACGCTCGACCTCGCCGTCGTTCGAACGCATCCCACCCACCCCTCCGGTCGTGATGCCTCTCAACATCGTGCGACCCTCCTTGCCGGTCGCGGCGCCGAACTCGGCGGAGAAACCGTAGACCAATGGCTTGCTGACTTCGCCTGCCAAAAGCTACGTGCCCATCAAATGGCTCTGCGCCCCGTGCTTCTTGCGCAAGCCGAAGCCGTTAAGAAAGACCTCAGCAACAAGGCCTCCATCGCCGATAGCAGCTTTTTCCTCCTACAAGGTGCCGGACGCATCGAAATTACACGCCAAGAGTTTATCGATCTGCTTGAAGAACGCGGCCTCTATCGCACCCTCGAAGTGTTAACCGATGCGGTGCTAGATGACTGTCGTCATGAACTTGATGAGGCCGACCTAGATGCCGTTCTCCTTGTTGGTGGCTCGACTCTTCTCCCCGGCGTCCGCGATCTCTTCGAAAAGCTTTTCGGGCCCCAGCGCGTCCACTACTGGGAGCCGTTTGAGGCCGTGGTAAAAGGAGCCGCCATTTTCGGCGCTGGATATAGCGTAGATCAAATCATCCACCACGACTACGCTATTCGCGTCTACAACGATGCGGAACAGAAAGCCGAATATGAGCGTCTTATTCGACGAGGTACAAGCTATCCCACTCCGGTGCCTTTTGAAACACGCTATTACGCCGTGACCGAAGGCCAACAACTGTTCCGCCTACCCGTCTGCGAGGTCGGTTACGCAGGACGCATGAACCTGCCATGGAAGCGCCGTAGCAACGGCAACGAATACTGGATACCTACAGAGGCTGAGGAAGCCGAGTGCGTTATCACCCTCAACGAGGGCGACACTCTGCGCCTCATACCGCCAGGACAAGGACCGCAGGCCCGCCTGCGGATCGACTTCTCAATTGATAGCAATCGCTATCTCTGTGCGACGATTCACGATCTGTTGAAACAGCGCGACCTGCGCACCGATGAACGAGTTGTAAAGCTGCGCTGA
- a CDS encoding tetratricopeptide repeat protein — MPTQREAGLRALKQGDFERARVLLESACWQYPEDFKAHYLLGAVYYSCRRYDQAVSALQRAVFLKPHSPQAHYNLGIALERIGKWDDAANEVRKALELDPRYEVASGTLRKWARAGKISLTPEEEDRLLAGLPRNWLTSHNADAAPSQVETSSQEVQSSTESEALNASPFSSSAMLPPFMDTKPSPQESVSPPISQPVAAQDNSLDVSSANQPSPPDALPIVTESAPQQHEIQTQTSSEEGNNDPPQTDVPTLQPSLLAPPPIEWSQPDEVPLLSDPLDPVLLQEALETANEAAPPPSPVAPPPILSEVASPPAATLEEPTDNLELTEPLASSVSGEVLIPPEIKEPTDVNVLELLAPPEIFEVPTPESLPTPSVPPPVIEEDDNEKQNLAMTSIPEDSLSAADNSSIATESGTHVTGFTGTTVRETETTSSHPTSLPIEPVSASLEPPMLETPLEHATHESAEESASSPPHKPSLSTNAPEETASAADQNRVQSKSRSAKARASDEPDTEDYIYFVPVPCQEATEALQIAIASLVLFVVGIVLGPIAIRKAIEAKRWIAASPYFTGATQANIALVLGVLSTVISLIFCIHYVPTLFATH, encoded by the coding sequence ATGCCCACTCAAAGAGAGGCAGGCCTGCGTGCACTGAAACAAGGGGATTTTGAAAGGGCGCGTGTGCTATTGGAAAGCGCCTGCTGGCAGTACCCCGAAGACTTCAAAGCACACTACCTACTAGGTGCCGTTTACTATAGCTGTCGGCGCTACGACCAGGCGGTCTCGGCTCTGCAGAGAGCCGTGTTTCTAAAACCACATTCACCACAAGCTCACTATAACCTCGGCATTGCCCTCGAACGTATCGGCAAATGGGACGATGCCGCCAATGAAGTGCGTAAGGCACTTGAGCTCGATCCTCGCTATGAAGTCGCTTCAGGCACTCTACGCAAATGGGCACGCGCCGGTAAAATCTCTCTAACCCCAGAAGAAGAGGACAGACTGTTAGCCGGCCTGCCGCGCAATTGGCTCACCTCGCACAATGCTGACGCCGCGCCATCCCAGGTGGAGACGTCTTCCCAAGAGGTACAGAGTTCCACAGAATCCGAAGCCCTAAATGCCAGCCCATTCTCCTCCTCCGCTATGCTGCCGCCCTTCATGGACACCAAACCTTCGCCCCAAGAAAGTGTTAGCCCGCCTATTAGCCAACCGGTAGCTGCCCAGGATAACTCCCTCGATGTGTCATCTGCAAACCAACCCAGCCCTCCAGATGCCCTACCTATAGTTACCGAATCAGCTCCACAGCAGCATGAGATACAGACACAGACCTCCTCAGAAGAAGGCAACAACGATCCCCCACAAACGGATGTCCCAACTCTACAGCCTAGCCTGTTAGCACCACCACCCATCGAATGGTCGCAGCCGGACGAGGTGCCGTTGCTGTCCGATCCGCTCGACCCTGTCCTCCTGCAAGAGGCCCTAGAGACCGCCAACGAAGCCGCACCGCCACCCTCACCTGTTGCTCCCCCACCGATTCTCTCAGAAGTGGCTTCACCTCCTGCAGCGACTCTGGAAGAGCCTACCGACAATCTAGAGCTGACAGAGCCACTGGCCTCATCGGTATCCGGCGAGGTATTGATCCCGCCGGAAATAAAAGAACCCACTGATGTCAACGTTCTTGAACTGCTGGCCCCACCAGAGATATTTGAGGTACCTACGCCCGAATCACTCCCAACGCCTTCCGTGCCACCTCCTGTTATCGAGGAAGACGACAACGAGAAACAAAACCTCGCAATGACCTCTATACCGGAAGATTCCCTTAGCGCAGCTGACAACAGCTCGATAGCAACCGAGTCGGGGACACATGTGACAGGTTTCACAGGCACCACAGTGCGCGAAACAGAGACAACGTCTTCGCACCCTACATCTCTGCCAATTGAGCCAGTATCTGCATCGCTAGAGCCTCCGATGCTCGAGACACCTCTTGAACACGCTACCCACGAGTCCGCCGAAGAGAGCGCCTCCTCTCCTCCCCACAAGCCATCTCTATCCACAAATGCCCCAGAAGAGACTGCAAGTGCAGCCGATCAAAATCGAGTTCAGTCCAAGTCACGCTCAGCAAAAGCAAGGGCCTCCGACGAACCCGACACAGAGGATTACATCTATTTTGTGCCCGTACCCTGCCAAGAGGCCACCGAAGCGTTGCAAATTGCCATCGCTAGCCTTGTTCTCTTTGTAGTCGGTATTGTCCTAGGCCCTATTGCTATTCGCAAAGCCATCGAGGCCAAACGATGGATCGCCGCTAGTCCCTACTTCACAGGCGCCACCCAAGCCAACATCGCCCTTGTATTAGGCGTTCTCAGCACCGTTATTTCCCTGATCTTTTGCATTCACTACGTTCCTACCCTTTTCGCCACCCATTAG
- a CDS encoding TIGR01777 family oxidoreductase has product MRVLVTGATGFLGKALCTQLQKQGHTLSIVTRYPERVHSVFGANVESICWNHQSSLLKALEEAQAVINLAGASIAGKRWNAAYKEELVRSRVETTHTLVDSMHRCKQPPSILLSASAVGYYGDCNDKMITEERPAGSDFLAELCLQWEAEANRARQCGARVATMRLATVLGPGGALAKMLRPFPSLPINPWKLGLGGPFGSGKQWMPWIHIEDAVGLFLWALQEASLDGPCNAVAPETISNLEFARALASLYGKQASFPIPAFLLRLLLGEFAESLLASQRVVPAVAKRLGYTYRYPELLPALKESVTVLERVFKQ; this is encoded by the coding sequence ATGCGCGTACTTGTCACAGGCGCTACCGGTTTTTTAGGTAAAGCCCTCTGTACACAACTACAGAAGCAGGGACACACCCTATCGATTGTAACACGCTACCCTGAGCGTGTCCACTCTGTGTTCGGAGCAAACGTCGAAAGCATCTGTTGGAACCATCAAAGCTCCCTTCTCAAAGCCTTAGAAGAGGCTCAGGCCGTGATCAATTTAGCAGGCGCCTCCATCGCCGGTAAGCGCTGGAACGCAGCCTATAAAGAGGAGCTTGTGCGCTCTCGTGTGGAGACCACCCATACCCTTGTAGATAGCATGCATCGCTGTAAGCAACCTCCCTCTATCCTCCTCTCCGCCTCGGCGGTAGGTTACTATGGGGACTGCAACGATAAGATGATCACAGAGGAGCGGCCAGCCGGCTCCGATTTTTTGGCAGAGCTCTGCCTCCAGTGGGAGGCCGAGGCCAACCGCGCTCGCCAGTGTGGAGCACGCGTGGCGACGATGCGACTAGCCACGGTGCTCGGACCGGGCGGCGCCTTAGCGAAGATGCTAAGGCCTTTCCCCTCTCTCCCTATCAACCCATGGAAACTCGGTTTAGGAGGCCCGTTTGGCTCGGGAAAACAGTGGATGCCCTGGATCCATATCGAAGATGCCGTAGGCCTCTTCCTATGGGCTCTTCAGGAAGCCTCGCTCGACGGTCCATGTAACGCGGTAGCCCCCGAGACGATTAGTAATTTAGAGTTTGCTCGTGCCCTCGCAAGTCTCTACGGCAAACAAGCCTCTTTCCCTATTCCTGCCTTTCTCCTTAGGCTTCTACTTGGAGAGTTTGCCGAATCGCTCCTCGCCAGCCAGCGCGTTGTGCCCGCCGTTGCAAAACGTCTCGGCTATACCTATCGCTATCCGGAGCTACTGCCGGCTCTCAAAGAGAGCGTCACAGTATTAGAGAGAGTGTTTAAGCAGTGA
- a CDS encoding GH116 family glycosyl-hydrolase: protein MKARCQLVTSFFLAILLLRLTVLSCNAAQQNAPQSPSLMALGGIGSGAVFLSSDASLAAAEPTAGDYHSFPPYEIGFLAARVRIGEETHAVLLSTQSLHDLPSLPKLATTRRFPIAHFQVPQDLLPVATELLAFSSFIPHDIANSTLPVAGFVVTFHNPLPIAAEVSALISCPSLFQQPLKAEILPAANGFFGAHIVSKQGETAVLTYPQRGDATVTACCWNTGAPNAAWWHDFQETGDLTGQQQLDNASSPSIAICVHLTLAPHDQVQIPFAVAWHTNLSPSPYYAALFPNATAIAQRLLANWLALYALTAEWQDNLNFSNLPAQLLQKLTDSLQPLLTNATLDQQGALALPKEASLPPADRLVQRLFLLSPLLDLYPDLIVTEIRKLSDSFQQTKNNIDAAALLILSNAYVHQTNNLIPLTTNAQTLQAAIQAVASSQPQANILWTWAALFAAESLTDLIHAQSLKMQLSQAFTKANEVITQQFQSFTAPTTASDFPAKWLDQIALIRVFLPDIPIPLTIPHLLSYTHVLSASQAFLLVAQNDPDRGFRYLSSIATEPDNPTAVVIWSLLKALDGFRIDQIQRELWLLPSFPSAWPRLESPIFSANLWATLHYTPTARGEIMRFYVVRLFAPGPLAYPHSAGLLPKLPAPQLEINALYIPAPPPFPERRPNRLTEVHLSLAQRPLGFRLKPINPSVLCLQLDAPLQLTAGDELDIEVH, encoded by the coding sequence ATGAAGGCGCGTTGCCAACTAGTAACCTCGTTCTTTCTGGCCATTCTTCTCCTTCGCCTTACCGTACTATCCTGTAACGCGGCACAGCAAAATGCACCACAGTCGCCTTCTCTTATGGCGCTCGGGGGGATCGGTTCGGGCGCTGTGTTTCTTAGCTCCGACGCAAGCCTTGCTGCAGCGGAGCCAACCGCCGGCGATTATCACTCCTTTCCTCCCTATGAAATCGGCTTTCTTGCAGCGCGTGTTCGTATTGGGGAAGAGACCCACGCCGTGCTCCTCTCGACACAAAGCCTTCACGATTTGCCTAGTCTACCCAAGTTGGCCACTACACGCCGTTTCCCTATCGCGCATTTTCAAGTTCCCCAAGACCTTTTGCCCGTAGCAACGGAGCTTCTTGCCTTCTCCTCTTTTATTCCGCACGATATTGCCAACTCCACTCTGCCCGTAGCTGGCTTTGTGGTTACCTTTCATAATCCGCTGCCCATTGCCGCTGAGGTCAGTGCCCTCATCTCCTGTCCATCGCTCTTCCAGCAGCCTCTTAAAGCGGAGATACTACCTGCAGCGAACGGCTTTTTCGGGGCACATATCGTGAGCAAACAGGGAGAAACAGCCGTTCTTACATACCCCCAAAGAGGAGACGCCACGGTAACCGCCTGTTGCTGGAATACAGGTGCGCCCAATGCTGCATGGTGGCACGACTTTCAAGAAACCGGCGATCTAACCGGCCAACAGCAACTCGATAATGCTAGTTCGCCCTCTATTGCCATCTGTGTCCATCTCACCCTCGCACCTCACGACCAAGTACAAATTCCGTTTGCTGTGGCCTGGCACACCAATCTTTCTCCATCGCCCTACTATGCTGCCCTCTTTCCTAACGCGACCGCTATCGCCCAAAGACTTCTCGCAAACTGGCTGGCCCTCTATGCCCTTACAGCTGAATGGCAGGACAACCTTAACTTCTCTAATCTCCCTGCCCAACTGCTCCAAAAGTTAACCGATAGCCTTCAACCGCTGCTTACTAACGCAACACTCGATCAACAAGGCGCACTGGCGCTTCCTAAAGAGGCTTCCCTCCCTCCCGCAGACAGACTCGTTCAAAGGCTTTTTCTCCTATCGCCCCTGCTCGACCTCTATCCCGATCTCATCGTCACAGAGATTCGGAAACTCAGCGACTCGTTTCAACAGACCAAGAACAATATAGACGCCGCTGCCCTCCTGATTCTCAGTAACGCCTATGTGCATCAGACAAATAATCTCATACCGCTTACAACGAACGCCCAGACTCTACAAGCAGCCATCCAAGCGGTAGCTAGTTCACAACCCCAAGCCAATATCCTGTGGACATGGGCTGCCCTGTTTGCGGCCGAGTCACTTACCGATCTGATCCATGCTCAGTCTCTTAAGATGCAACTCTCTCAGGCTTTTACCAAAGCAAACGAAGTTATTACCCAGCAATTCCAAAGCTTCACGGCCCCTACAACTGCTTCGGACTTTCCGGCTAAATGGCTCGACCAAATAGCGCTTATTCGCGTCTTTTTACCCGACATCCCTATCCCCCTCACCATTCCTCATCTACTCTCCTACACCCACGTGCTCTCTGCAAGCCAAGCATTTCTACTTGTTGCTCAGAACGATCCCGACAGAGGATTTCGCTACCTGTCTTCCATAGCTACGGAACCCGACAACCCCACCGCAGTAGTTATCTGGAGTCTTCTCAAAGCTCTAGATGGGTTTCGAATCGATCAGATACAGCGAGAGCTGTGGCTTCTGCCATCCTTCCCCAGCGCGTGGCCCCGCCTTGAAAGCCCTATCTTCTCAGCCAACCTATGGGCAACGCTCCACTATACTCCCACCGCACGAGGAGAGATAATGCGTTTCTATGTGGTCCGTCTCTTTGCACCCGGCCCTCTCGCCTATCCACACAGCGCAGGCCTACTTCCCAAGCTGCCAGCACCACAGCTTGAAATCAACGCTCTATATATTCCAGCGCCCCCACCATTCCCCGAGAGACGGCCCAATCGCCTAACTGAAGTCCATCTCAGCCTAGCTCAACGCCCACTGGGCTTTCGATTAAAGCCCATCAATCCTTCCGTCCTCTGTCTGCAACTCGATGCTCCCCTACAATTAACCGCAGGCGATGAGCTGGACATTGAAGTCCATTAA
- a CDS encoding GntR family transcriptional regulator produces MATRREVERRRNALIQDLREAVRSGSLQPGETLPPMKELAKKYNISVNVTHRAMQTLVEEGLLCTVSRVGTFVRRRPVPLEGFYLWIVQEDMPLAAQHGFEMRMAQLGATTLALRPGQIRELFHQGQLPSILGVFGDISSPENREIFSYFDQEALPNVTFASSSSGSLGDVVAFDEFEGGRMAANHLIRLGHRQIAFLGAHTSAKLHPGFEWSVLREEGWREALESSGLSPQGLAFHPSKVPTWTGEAMFHIGVELGEALLRRMGEITAIVAANDRIALGVISVLRNSGLPTVRWPAMVGFDNTAIGGAHFLTTLYLPWEQLGREAADLLWERQHGQVKRAPLVRRVPMYLLPRLTSQYGWAARGVFEVIEPQNILQPARAG; encoded by the coding sequence ATGGCGACACGAAGAGAGGTGGAACGACGTCGAAACGCGCTTATTCAAGATTTGCGCGAGGCGGTGCGTTCTGGTAGTTTACAACCTGGTGAGACGCTGCCTCCCATGAAGGAGTTGGCAAAAAAATATAACATTTCGGTCAACGTTACCCATCGTGCCATGCAAACTTTGGTGGAAGAAGGATTGCTTTGCACAGTCTCGCGCGTCGGCACGTTCGTGAGGAGACGTCCTGTCCCTCTTGAAGGATTCTATCTATGGATCGTTCAGGAAGACATGCCTTTGGCCGCGCAGCATGGTTTCGAAATGCGCATGGCTCAACTCGGTGCGACCACTTTGGCCTTGCGTCCAGGGCAGATAAGGGAGCTTTTTCATCAGGGGCAGCTTCCCTCCATTTTAGGCGTTTTTGGAGATATCTCCTCGCCGGAGAACAGGGAGATCTTTTCCTATTTCGACCAGGAGGCTTTGCCGAATGTAACCTTTGCCTCCTCTTCGTCTGGCAGTTTAGGCGACGTGGTGGCCTTTGACGAGTTTGAGGGGGGTCGAATGGCGGCCAACCATCTCATTCGCCTGGGACATCGCCAAATCGCCTTTTTGGGGGCACATACCTCTGCGAAACTGCATCCGGGCTTTGAATGGTCTGTGTTGCGTGAAGAGGGATGGCGCGAAGCTTTAGAATCAAGTGGGCTTAGCCCTCAGGGGTTAGCATTTCATCCTTCCAAGGTGCCAACGTGGACAGGAGAAGCGATGTTTCACATCGGGGTCGAGCTTGGAGAGGCGTTGTTGCGCCGAATGGGAGAGATAACTGCGATCGTCGCTGCAAACGATCGAATAGCGCTGGGGGTTATTTCGGTTTTGCGGAACAGCGGTTTGCCGACGGTACGATGGCCAGCTATGGTGGGGTTTGATAATACCGCCATCGGAGGCGCGCATTTTCTCACCACACTCTATCTGCCGTGGGAACAGCTCGGTCGGGAGGCCGCCGATCTGCTATGGGAACGTCAGCATGGACAGGTAAAGCGTGCCCCCCTTGTGCGCAGAGTGCCCATGTATCTGTTACCCCGGCTTACCTCCCAATACGGTTGGGCGGCTCGTGGAGTATTTGAGGTTATCGAGCCTCAAAATATCCTTCAACCAGCGCGTGCTGGATAG
- a CDS encoding Zn-dependent alcohol dehydrogenase has protein sequence MSSRQGKAVLLNAPNTPAVVEDILVDPPGPNEVLVRIVASGVCHTDLTVKKLEGMGMPFPIVLGHEGAGYVEEVGEGVTHLAPGDPVVLAYRAPCEQCPACRRGDPRHCYVALRPKQRIHRKRDGALCSQVLRCGTFSTYTVVHAKAAIKMPSDMPLDKACLIACGVVTGVGATFNTTPVFAGSRVAVIGCGGVGLSVIQGAKLAHARQIIAVDINPTKLEWARKFGATHTVNARETDPVAAVRSLTEDGYDGGVEFAFEATGIPSCIEQAVRMLAYGGTATTIGLPAATDSVTLNLGDMATGVYWNKAALRVCHAGDTLPSHDFPLLAQLYLQKQLNLDDMVTRIIGLEDVEDAFHEMETGNVIRSVIKLPA, from the coding sequence ATGTCGAGCCGTCAAGGAAAAGCGGTGCTGCTAAATGCCCCTAACACGCCCGCCGTTGTTGAAGATATTCTGGTAGACCCACCAGGTCCTAATGAGGTTCTTGTGAGAATCGTGGCTAGTGGGGTTTGCCACACAGACCTCACGGTAAAAAAACTTGAAGGCATGGGCATGCCTTTCCCCATTGTGCTCGGCCACGAGGGTGCCGGTTATGTAGAGGAGGTAGGCGAAGGTGTAACCCATCTTGCGCCAGGCGATCCGGTGGTACTAGCCTACCGTGCCCCTTGTGAACAATGCCCGGCCTGCCGCCGTGGAGACCCGCGCCACTGCTATGTAGCCCTACGCCCCAAACAGCGCATCCATCGCAAGCGCGATGGAGCTCTTTGTTCGCAGGTGCTTCGCTGTGGCACCTTCAGCACCTATACGGTTGTTCATGCAAAGGCTGCCATCAAAATGCCATCGGATATGCCCCTCGATAAAGCATGTCTTATCGCATGCGGAGTCGTCACCGGCGTCGGTGCTACCTTCAACACGACACCCGTCTTTGCCGGATCGCGCGTGGCTGTTATCGGTTGTGGAGGCGTTGGGTTGAGTGTTATCCAGGGTGCGAAGTTAGCCCACGCACGCCAGATCATCGCCGTAGACATTAACCCGACGAAGTTGGAGTGGGCTCGAAAATTCGGCGCCACGCACACCGTCAACGCACGCGAGACAGACCCCGTTGCAGCCGTACGCTCCCTCACCGAAGATGGCTACGACGGAGGAGTAGAGTTTGCTTTTGAGGCCACGGGCATCCCTTCTTGTATCGAGCAGGCCGTGCGTATGCTGGCCTATGGAGGCACCGCGACAACCATCGGTCTTCCCGCAGCCACCGACAGCGTTACCCTTAATTTGGGCGATATGGCCACCGGTGTCTATTGGAACAAAGCCGCCCTGCGGGTTTGTCACGCCGGCGACACACTCCCCTCACACGATTTCCCTCTCCTAGCCCAGCTTTACCTACAAAAACAGCTTAACCTTGACGACATGGTCACTCGAATTATCGGGCTAGAGGATGTGGAAGACGCCTTCCATGAGATGGAGACAGGCAACGTAATTCGCTCGGTCATTAAACTTCCTGCGTGA
- a CDS encoding DUF2252 family protein — MRIQRATRLYNEWMALYTVPVESDLQLKYKAMASSAFPFLRATFYRWMQRWPKVCAEFANAPTVLGVGDLHVENFGTWRDAEGRLVWGINDFDEAAHFPYTLDIIRLATSAILAIEENHLHLSADVACTAILEGYLESLAKGGRPYVLAEEHGWLRHLTTGELRNPEKFFHKMDALPEPEGPIPESAQVALEHLLPAKGLSYKLKRRIAGLGSLGRPRYAAIAEWEGGLVVREAKALLPSAAIWAAGLERAPEIYYQALLDRAVRCRDPFVRLEGHWIVRRLAPDCSRIELSQLPQERDEQRLLHAMGFETANVHLGSPNCIADVLPHVKRLKASQLRSAANAMVEATLDDWQKWRQDPFPEKKTTKSH, encoded by the coding sequence ATGAGGATACAACGGGCGACGCGGCTCTATAACGAATGGATGGCTCTCTACACGGTACCGGTTGAATCCGATCTGCAACTCAAATATAAGGCCATGGCCTCCAGCGCATTCCCCTTTCTACGCGCTACCTTCTATCGCTGGATGCAGCGTTGGCCGAAGGTCTGTGCAGAGTTTGCCAATGCCCCTACGGTGCTTGGCGTCGGCGACCTCCATGTAGAGAACTTCGGCACCTGGCGCGATGCCGAAGGACGGCTTGTTTGGGGCATCAACGATTTTGATGAGGCTGCCCATTTCCCCTATACGCTCGACATTATTCGACTCGCAACTAGCGCCATCTTGGCCATTGAGGAAAATCATCTTCACCTCTCCGCCGACGTAGCCTGCACAGCGATTCTGGAAGGCTATCTTGAGAGTCTTGCAAAGGGCGGACGTCCCTATGTGCTTGCGGAAGAACACGGTTGGTTACGCCATTTAACTACCGGCGAGCTGCGCAACCCCGAAAAGTTTTTTCATAAGATGGACGCTCTCCCCGAACCAGAAGGGCCTATTCCCGAAAGCGCTCAAGTAGCCCTAGAACACCTTTTACCGGCGAAAGGGCTCTCCTATAAGCTAAAACGACGGATTGCTGGACTTGGCAGCCTCGGACGCCCACGCTACGCTGCCATCGCCGAATGGGAAGGAGGTTTGGTGGTTCGCGAGGCAAAAGCTCTCCTTCCCTCGGCGGCGATCTGGGCTGCAGGGCTTGAGCGCGCTCCCGAAATCTACTATCAGGCTCTCCTCGATCGCGCCGTGCGCTGCCGCGACCCCTTTGTTCGCCTCGAAGGACACTGGATCGTTCGTCGCCTTGCCCCCGATTGCTCACGTATCGAACTATCTCAGCTGCCTCAGGAGCGTGACGAGCAGAGGCTTCTCCACGCCATGGGCTTTGAAACCGCCAACGTTCACCTCGGCTCCCCTAACTGCATAGCAGATGTTCTTCCACACGTGAAACGGCTTAAGGCGAGCCAACTTCGCTCCGCAGCTAATGCGATGGTAGAAGCTACCCTTGACGATTGGCAAAAATGGCGTCAGGACCCCTTCCCCGAGAAAAAAACGACCAAGTCACACTAA
- the serC gene encoding 3-phosphoserine/phosphohydroxythreonine transaminase — protein sequence MERIYNFSAGPAMLPLPVLEEASKGVLEIQNSGMSILEVSHRGKHYEAIHYDTIQRVLSVLSLSPEEFDVLFLGGGASLQFAMLPMNFLRAGQTADYINTGEWAVKAISEAKRFGTVNIAGTSEDRRYSYIPTELHLSPSARYVHITTNNTIEGTEWHTLPETNGVPLVADCSSDIFALERDYSRFHLFYAGAQKNAGPAGVTLVVARKEFLQQAADDVPTILSYKTHAKANSLYNTPPVFAIYVMNLVMKWIEAQGGLKTIEAHNRQKAALIYDALDAHPDVYDPTVTQKADRSLMNVTFRLKNPEWEAAFLEGAKARKMEGLKGHRSVGGFRASIYNAFPIEGCQALADYLHAFAANPTSKAS from the coding sequence ATGGAAAGAATCTATAACTTCAGCGCCGGCCCTGCTATGCTACCTCTACCTGTGCTCGAAGAGGCGAGTAAAGGTGTCCTCGAAATACAAAATTCCGGTATGTCCATTCTAGAGGTCAGTCATCGAGGCAAACACTATGAAGCCATTCATTACGATACGATCCAACGTGTGCTCTCCGTGCTTAGCCTCTCACCTGAAGAATTTGACGTTCTTTTTTTGGGAGGAGGGGCAAGCCTCCAGTTTGCTATGCTCCCAATGAACTTCCTTCGTGCCGGTCAAACGGCCGACTATATCAATACGGGCGAATGGGCCGTTAAAGCCATCTCTGAAGCAAAACGCTTCGGCACCGTAAATATTGCCGGTACCTCGGAAGACAGACGTTACTCCTATATCCCAACCGAACTACACCTCTCCCCAAGCGCACGTTATGTTCATATCACCACCAACAATACGATCGAAGGAACCGAGTGGCATACGCTACCCGAGACCAACGGCGTGCCATTGGTGGCAGACTGCTCTTCCGACATCTTTGCGCTTGAACGAGACTATTCGCGCTTCCACCTCTTCTATGCAGGTGCTCAAAAAAATGCCGGTCCCGCAGGGGTTACCCTCGTGGTAGCGAGAAAAGAGTTCCTCCAACAAGCGGCCGACGACGTGCCAACCATCCTCTCCTATAAAACACATGCGAAGGCAAACTCACTCTATAACACGCCCCCAGTTTTTGCCATCTATGTGATGAACCTTGTTATGAAATGGATAGAAGCCCAAGGTGGTCTGAAAACGATCGAGGCGCACAACCGTCAGAAAGCTGCTCTTATCTACGATGCGCTCGATGCACATCCTGATGTCTACGACCCCACCGTAACACAAAAGGCCGATCGTTCCCTCATGAACGTGACCTTCCGACTTAAAAACCCAGAATGGGAAGCGGCTTTTCTAGAAGGTGCCAAGGCGAGGAAAATGGAGGGTCTAAAAGGTCACCGATCGGTCGGAGGGTTCCGCGCCTCCATCTATAATGCGTTTCCCATAGAAGGTTGTCAGGCGCTTGCGGACTACCTCCATGCATTCGCCGCCAATCCCACATCAAAAGCAAGCTAA